Proteins encoded within one genomic window of Platichthys flesus chromosome 17, fPlaFle2.1, whole genome shotgun sequence:
- the hax1 gene encoding HCLS1-associated protein X-1, with protein MSVFDLFRGFFSVPGGHHRGRRDPFFDAMTHDDDDDDEEEEDGFYHDGDRGEQQDPFDSAWRFGFSMGPDGMRIQEPPRFGHVLREMEEIFSQLGQWDAGLESGHFGVPNITPLPPSQDRLKEGRGGSSGNPLRDFMLKAPDGDTRGPQPGTQREPRPDGRPFSKFYDIWRQGLEKPPAEEHREDRDLDSAVSAGGLDKILTPPAGQAPSQPRIQSFFQSVSISKVVKPDGTVEERRTVRDGKGNEETTVTRSGGPGVREGPADRPVPVLPGGQRPFSDLRDDDSLFSQLFPGGFK; from the exons ATGAGCGTCTTCGATTTGTTTCGCGGGTTCTTCTCGGTGCCCGGAGGTCACCACCGCGGCCGGAG GGACCCATTCTTCGATGCCATGACTCatgacgacgatgatgatgatgaagaggaggaggatggctTCTACCATGACGGGGACCGGGGGGAGCAGCAGGATCCCTTCGACAGCGCCTGGAGGTTCGGCTTCAGCATGGGTCCGGACGGGATGAGGATCCAGGAGCCGCCGCGGTTCGGTCACGTCCTccgggagatggaggagatctTCTCCCAGCTGGGACAGTGGGACGCGGGACTAGAGTCTGGACACTTTG gtgttCCCAACATCACACCGCTGCCGCCATCTCAGGACAGACTAAAGGAAGGACGGGGGGGATCCAGCGGAAACCCCCTGAGGGACTTCATGTTGAAGGCCCCTGACGGAGACACGCGAGGGCCCCAGCCCGGAACGCAGAGAGAGCCCAGACCTGATGGCCGCCCTTTTTCCAAG TTCTACGACATTTGGAGACAGGGGCTTGAGAAACCCCCAGCGGAGGAGCACAGAGAAGACCGAG ATTTGGACTCTGCCGTGTCTGCCGGGGGCCTGGACAAGATTCtgacgccccctgctggtcaggcGCCGAGTCAGCCCAGAATCCAGTCATTCTTCCAGTCGGTCTCCATCAGCAAGGTGGTGAAACCTGACGGG actgtggaggagaggagaacagtCAGAGATGGAAAAGGCAATGAGGAAACCACAGTGACCCGCTCAGGAGGCCCCGGGGTCCGGGAGGGACCCGCCGATCGACCTGTTCCTGTTCTACCGG gTGGTCAACGACCCTTTTCAGACTTGCGGGATGATGACTCGTTATTTTCCCAGCTCTTCCCAGGAGGGTTTAAATAA
- the aqp10b gene encoding aquaporin-10b encodes MFQMSYQASYSPQPPAPRLSHKASDAAGGSSMKGQTLLGQTHGGAGLCGSGAPDASDPALTDHLWLDGAEKPSGMERLLRKCQIRNQLVRECMAECLGVYVLILFGCGSVAQVTTTEDKKGQYLSINLGFALGVTFGVFVSRGVSGAHLNPAVSLSMCVLGRHPWTKLPLYVFFQVLGAFLAAATVGLQYYDAIRSYSGGELTVTGPTATAGIFSTYPADYLSLWGGVVDQVIGTAALLLCVLALGDQRNSSVPDGLQPVLVGAAVLVIGISMGSNSGYALNPARDFGPRLFTYIGGWGVDVFTAGGGWWWVPIVAPCVGALLGTLIYQLMIEVHHPLAPTELQTSCQEASETKTGLELEGVEPGCEKNGMKL; translated from the exons ATGTTCCAGATGTCCTACCAGGCGAGTTACTCTCCTCAGCCGCCTGCCCCTCGGCTGAGCCATAAAGCGAGTGACGCAGCCGGCGGCTCCAGTATGAAAGGGCAAACTCTGCTCGGTCAGACACACGGCGGTGCAGGGCTGTGCGGGTCCGGTGCACCGGATGCCAGCGACCCGGCTCTGACTGATCACCTGTGGCTGGACGGTGCAGAGAAGCCCTCTGGGATGGAGAGGCTGCTGAGGAAGTGTCAGATCCGAAACCAGCTGGTCAGGGAGTGCATGGCGGAGTGCCTCGGAGTCTACGTCCTCATA CTGTTTGGATGTGGCTCCGTTGCCCAGGTGACCACGACCGAGGATAAGAAGGGGCAGTACCTGTCAATCAATCTGGGTTTTGCCCTGGGGGTAACGTTTGGGGTCTTTGTGTCTCGTGGAGTTTCAG GTGCTCACCTGAACCCTGCCGTGTCTCTGAGTATGTGCGTCCTGGGCCGACATCCATGGACGAAGCTGCCTCTCTACGTCTTCTTCCAGGTGCTCGGGGCCTTTCTGGCTGCAGCCACCGTCGGCCTGCAGTACTACG ACGCCATCCGGTCGTACAGCGGGGGGGAGCTGACCGTGACAGGTCCCACAGCCACAGCAGGAATATTCTCCACCTACCCAGCCGACTACCTCAGTCTGTGGGGAGGGGTCGTAGACCAG GTGATAGGAACCGCtgccctgctgctgtgtgtgctgGCCCTCGGGGACCAGAGGAACAGCTCCGTCCCTGATGGGCTGCAGCCGGTCCTGGTGGGAGCAGCCGTGCTGGTTATCGGCATCTCGATGGGCTCCAACAGCGGCTACGCCCTCAACCCCGCCAGGGATTTCGGGCCTCGGTTGTTCACGTACATTGGCGGCTGGGGAGTCGATGTTTTCAC GGCCggaggagggtggtggtgggtgcCCATAGTGGCCCCCTGTGTGGGAGCTCTGCTGGGGACGCTGATCTACCAGCTGATGATTGAAGTCCACCATCCTCTGGCTCCGACCGAGCTCCAGACGTCGTGTCAGGAGGCGTCTGAGACCAAGACggggctggagctggagggggTGGAGCCAGGCTGCGAAAAGAATGGGATGAAATTATGA
- the znf687b gene encoding zinc finger protein 687b isoform X2 has protein sequence MGDMKTPDFDDLLAAFDIPDIDAKEAIQSAPDEAEGPHGAAGAPLGKQDSVGSSLRPPSPADPQADTPIVSVIVKNKVRLETVDGDEGDADQDPIDVIAGVDVGPRLGACAPGMAESEALNHNGFGASGVSTPLPLSQAQSNGAPWSMNTPKVSSEAAGASKAHKQGGNIFNRLKPLVAQGSGDPVGRARKMQLLQQQHQQQQDTGQERADGVKASLPSSSSLSAGASPLAAAGPIGLASPFFPPSKPLIPTPPSALSSHPLHSSQPFNGAPKSGPAGFQHQQMEEDDSDPDLGSPLVIQETPDSPTCTQLSQQRYKSDSVSSQPPSSSSSHPKPGDTPSGASLTSSTPQSGSMESPQLEDRHPEHVIEERDSPESPEPEIPKSAAQASSKRCSSPAVASTPPPSELRVPKEEEEEMEVGNGIDRVADGKADKGDNARTAEEKMEVDDGKPKPPSTDVGDVPAPAASGAPSRPLKVRIKTIKTSTGGITRTVTRVAPKGAAAKGLDSKAQPGERKLLGKQAQKLEASPGHMTTTSQKVSALNALPVSTLAASSVMLAAATKVQNKMAASDKAKVSATAVSITKSAALPATPSVTSSPKFSVAAGGISVRTTTNKTANGGSGTLSPNKPASIVNSTGAVISRSQSSLVEAFNKILNSKNLLPSYKPDLSAPPPPEWGLPLPATGYRCLECGDAFALERSLARHYDRRSLRIEVTCNHCAKRLAFFNKCSLLLHAREHKERGLVMQCSHLVMRPVTVEQMIGQQDITPIGVSSPSTTSGGAAMSASSSPMKDASSPAASQPRPVRRAPQGPQALMPLPCKKADVLQYHNFKCPECQTQFAGKANLVTHFQQIRAAPNSTCTQCSPPMMLPNSCAVSAHQRIHKHKAPHVCPECGGIARQDSFQTHLEEACLHFARRIGYRCSSCQVVFGGLNSIKSHIQTAHCEVFHKCPSCPMAFKSSPSAQSHISTQHPTLTGGQAKMIYKCVMCDTVFTQKPLLYMHFDTHLAKQKVHVFKCPDCTKLYAQKGSMMEHIKTTHRGPAAKQESVSEAANPVPAPTLTSSPSGLKSKPSGKPDNSDGEDWGREQEEEEEDDEDDDADEDYEAPGAAAAGGTSQLAAQTEWTCPQCQSTYTDNDSYLGHVKTEHGKFPCRICGGTFSTSSSLRRHERVIHEGNKRVFHCQYCTEGKRTFGSRFLLDKHIRLHHRTPDGQAAPMTRKRAATGGEGAGSSSEQDGEGVPPGGRAGDEEENATEEGEEVSAPAKRTRAAVPAPSELEEEDNVFRCVPCGFSTEDGAEFQRHIPQHRADTASFQCLQCGVCFASAGSLGRHRFIAHRVRDTPSDAERSAARTHGSPDGSPASSPQALGEDGDGNLGCKVCGRRFDKASDLTTHLRTHGMAFLTAHKTDKPQ, from the exons ATGGGGGACATGAAGACCCCAGATTTTGATGACCTGTTGGCAGCGTTTGACATCCCCGACATCGATGCCAAAGAGGCCATCCAGTCCGCCCCAGACGAGGCGGAGGGGCCCCATGGAGCCGCAGGGGCCCCCCTGGGGAAGCAGGACAGTGTGGGGTCATCCCTGAGGCCGCCAAGCCCGGCTGACCCGCAGGCGGACACCCCCATTGTCAGCGTGATCGTGAAGAATAAAGTACGCCTCGAGACCGTCGATGGAGACGAGGGGGACGCAGACCAGGACCCTATTGATGTGATCGCCGGGGTGGATGTGGGTCCCAGACTGGGTGCGTGCGCCCCTGGGATGGCTGAGTCTGAGGCTTTGAACCACAACGGGTTTGGGGCGTCCGGTGTCTCCACTCCCCTGCCCCTCAGCCAGGCCCAGTCCAACGGGGCGCCGTGGTCAATGAACACCCCCAAAGTGTCTTCAGAAGCAGCCGGGGCAAGTAAGGCTCATAAGCAAGGGGGGAACATTTTCAACAGACTCAAACCGCTCGTGGCACAGGGGTCTGGAGATCCGGTGGGTCGGGCCAGGAAGATGcagcttctccagcagcagcaccagcagcagcaggacacaggCCAGGAGAGGGCTGATGGGGTCAAAGCATCGTtaccctcgtcctcctctctttcagcGGGGGCTTCTCCTCTGGCGGCTGCCGGGCCCATCGGACTGGCCTCACCTTTCTTTCCGCCCTCAAAGCCTCTGATTCCAACTCCACCCTCTGCCCTCTCCTCGCACCCGCTGCACTCGTCTCAGCCTTTTAACGGAGCTCCCAAAAGTGGCCCCGCTGGATTTCAGCAccagcagatggaggaggatgattcgGACCCTGATCTGGGGAGTCCACTGGTGATCCAGGAGACCCCAGACTCCCCGACCTGCACTCAGCTGAGCCAACAACGCTACAAGTCTGACTCTGTCTCATCTCAGCCTCcgtcctcttcttcatctcatcCGAAGCCTGGAGACACTCCGTCTGGGGCCTCTCTGACTTCCTCAACCCCCCAGTCCGGCTCGATGGAGAGTCCCCAGCTGGAGGACCGGCACCCAGAACACGTCATAGAAGAGAGAGACTCTCCAGAGAGTCCTGAGCCGGAGATCCCCAAATCAGCTGCTCAGGCCAGCTCAAAGAGGTGCTCCAGCCCGGCAGTGGCCTCCACGCCACCTCCTTCTGAGCTGCGGGTGcccaaagaggaggaggaagagatggaggtggGGAACGGGATCGATAGGGTCGCCGATGGCAAAGCTGACAAGGGAGACAATGCGAGAACAGCTGAGGAAAAAATGGAGGTAGATGATGGGAAGCCTAAACCCCCGTCCACTGATGTGGGAGATGTTCctgcacctgctgcttctgGAGCCCCGTCCCGACCCCTGAAAGTCCGAATAAAGACAATTAAAACCTCCACGGGCGGAATCACCAGAACTGTGACCAGGGTGGCGCCTAAAGGGGCCGCAGCCAAAGGTTTGGACTCTAAAGCTCAACCGGGGGAGCGGAAGCTGCTGGGAAAACAGGCCCAGAAACTCGAGGCGTCCCCCGGTCACATGACAACAACATCCCAGAAAGTCAGTGCTCTGAATGCTCTGCCTGTGTCCACCCTCGCAGCCAGCAGCGTGATGCTCGCCGCAGCCACCAAGgttcaaaacaagatggcagcatccGACAAGGCCAAGGTTTCTGCTACTGCTGTGAGCATCACCAAATCCGCCGCTCTGCCTGCGACTCCCTCTGTGACCTCCTCCCCCAAGTTTTCTGTAGCAGCGGGGGGGATCAGCGTTCGCACAACCACCAACAAGACGGCCAACGGGGGCAGCGGCACCCTGTCGCCAAACAAACCCGCCTCCATCGTCAACAGCACCGGCGCCGTCATCTCCCGCAGTCAGTCGAGCCTGGTGGAGGCCTTCAACAAAATCCTGAACAGTAAGAACCTTTTGCCGAGCTACAAGCCCGACCTCTCTGCCCCCCCGCCACCCGAGTGGGGTCTCCCGCTCCCCGCCACAGGGTACCGCTGCCTGGAGTGCGGAGACGCCTTCGCCCTGGAGCGCAGCCTGGCTCGCCACTACGACCGGCGATCGCTGCGCATCGAGGTGACCTGCAACCACTGTGCCAAGAGACTGGCCTTCTTCAACAAGTGCAGCCTGCTGCTGCACGCCAGGGAGCACAAGGAGCGCGGGCTGGTCATGCAGTGCTCACACCTGGTCATGAGGCCGGTCACCGTGGAGCAGATGATTGGGCAGCAGGACATAACGCCCATTGGTG tctcctctccctctaccACATCCGGGGGCGCCGCCATGTCTGCCAGCTCCAGCCCGATGAAGGACGCCTCATCTCCGGCAGCATCTCAGCCTCGGCCGGTTCGCCGCGCGCCTCAGGGTCCCCAAGCGCTGATGCCTCTGCCCTGCAAGAAGGCCGACGTGCTGCAGTACCACAACTTCAAATGTCCGGAGTGCCAAACACAATTCGCCGGCAAGGCTAATCTGGTCACCCACTTCCAGCAGATCAGAGCTGCTCCGAACTCG acatgtacaCAGTGCTCACCTCCCATGATGCTGCCGAACTCGTGTGCGGTGTCCGCCCACCAGAGgatccacaaacacaaagcGCCCCATGTGTGTCCCGAGTGCGGTGGGATTGCCCGGCAGGACAGCTTCCAGACCCACCTAGAGGAGGCGTGTCTGCACTTTGCCCGGCGCATCGGCTACAG GTGCTCGAGCTGCCAGGTGGTGTTCGGAGGCCTGAACTCCATCAAGTCCCACATCCAGACGGCTCACTGCGAGGTCTTCCACAAGTGCCCCAGCTGCCCCATGGCCTTCAAGTCTTCCCCCAGCGCCCAGAGCCACATCAGCACCCAGCACCCGACGCTCACCGGAGGACAGGCCAA AATGATCTACAAGTGTGTGATGTGCGATACGGTTTTTACCCAGAAGCCCTTGCTGTACATGCACTTTGACACTCATCTAGCCAAGCAGAAAGTGCACGTGTTCAAGTGTCCGGACTGCACAAAGCTCTACGCCCAGAAAGGTTCAATGATGGAGCATATTAAG ACCACACACCGAGGCCCAGCAGCCAAACAGGAGTCTGTGTCGGAGGCCGCTAACCCCGTCCCGGCCCCGACCCTCACGTCCAGCCCCTCTGGCCTCAAGTCCAAGCCCTCTGGAAAGCCCGACAACTCTGACGGGGAGGACTGGGgaagggagcaggaggaagaggaagaggacgacgAAGACGACGATGCCGACGAGGACTACGAGGCCCCGGGGGCGGCCGCGGCGGGGGGCACCAGTCAACTCGCTGCCCAGACCGAGTGGACCTGCCCCCAGTGTCAGTCCACCTACACCGACAACGACAGCTATCTGGGTCATGTGAAGACGGAGCACGGCAAG TTCCCCTGTCGTATCTGTGGAGGCACGTTCAGCACGTCCTCCAGCTTGAGACGTCACGAGCGCGTCATTCACGAGGGCAACAAACGAGTCTTCCACTGCCA ATACTGCACAGAGGGCAAGCGGACCTTCGGCAGTCGGTTCTTACTGGACAAACACATTCGTCTCCATCACAGAACCCCGGATGGACAG GCTGCCCCCATGACCAGGAAGCGTGCAGCCACCGGGGGAGAAGGTGCAGGAAGCTCCTCGGAACAAGACGGTGAGGGCGTGCCCCCTGGAGGCCGGGCGGGGGACGAGGAAGAGAACGCCAcggaggagggcgaggaggtCAGCGCTCCCGCCAAGAGAACCAGGGCGGCCGTGCCGGCGCCGTCTGAGCTAGAAGAGGAAGACAACGTGTTCCGCTGCGTCCCCTGCGGCTTCTCCACCGAGGACGGCGCCGAGTTTCAGCGCCACATCCCCCAGCACCGGGCCGACACCGCCTCCTTCCAGTGCCTGCAGTGCGGCGTCTGCTTCGCGTCAGCCGGCTCCCTCGGCCGCCACCGCTTCATCGCCCACCGCGTGCGGGACACCCCGAGTGACGCGGAGCGGAGCGCGGCGCGCACCCACGGCTCCCCGGACGGCTCCCCCGCCTCCTCCCCACAGGCGCTGGGGGAGGACGGCGACGGGAACCTGGGCTGCAAGGTATGCGGCCGGCGCTTCGACAAGGCCTCGGACCTCACCACCCACTTGAGGACCCATGGCATGGCCTTCCTCACCGCACACAAGACGGACAAGCCCCAGTAG
- the znf687b gene encoding zinc finger protein 687b isoform X1, with the protein MGDMKTPDFDDLLAAFDIPDIDAKEAIQSAPDEAEGPHGAAGAPLGKQDSVGSSLRPPSPADPQADTPIVSVIVKNKVRLETVDGDEGDADQDPIDVIAGVDVGPRLGACAPGMAESEALNHNGFGASGVSTPLPLSQAQSNGAPWSMNTPKVSSEAAGASKAHKQGGNIFNRLKPLVAQGSGDPVGRARKMQLLQQQHQQQQDTGQERADGVKASLPSSSSLSAGASPLAAAGPIGLASPFFPPSKPLIPTPPSALSSHPLHSSQPFNGAPKSGPAGFQHQQMEEDDSDPDLGSPLVIQETPDSPTCTQLSQQRYKSDSVSSQPPSSSSSHPKPGDTPSGASLTSSTPQSGSMESPQLEDRHPEHVIEERDSPESPEPEIPKSAAQASSKRCSSPAVASTPPPSELRVPKEEEEEMEVGNGIDRVADGKADKGDNARTAEEKMEVDDGKPKPPSTDVGDVPAPAASGAPSRPLKVRIKTIKTSTGGITRTVTRVAPKGAAAKGLDSKAQPGERKLLGKQAQKLEASPGHMTTTSQKVSALNALPVSTLAASSVMLAAATKVQNKMAASDKAKVSATAVSITKSAALPATPSVTSSPKFSVAAGGISVRTTTNKTANGGSGTLSPNKPASIVNSTGAVISRSQSSLVEAFNKILNSKNLLPSYKPDLSAPPPPEWGLPLPATGYRCLECGDAFALERSLARHYDRRSLRIEVTCNHCAKRLAFFNKCSLLLHAREHKERGLVMQCSHLVMRPVTVEQMIGQQDITPIGGLLTSSSSSPPVSSPSTTSGGAAMSASSSPMKDASSPAASQPRPVRRAPQGPQALMPLPCKKADVLQYHNFKCPECQTQFAGKANLVTHFQQIRAAPNSTCTQCSPPMMLPNSCAVSAHQRIHKHKAPHVCPECGGIARQDSFQTHLEEACLHFARRIGYRCSSCQVVFGGLNSIKSHIQTAHCEVFHKCPSCPMAFKSSPSAQSHISTQHPTLTGGQAKMIYKCVMCDTVFTQKPLLYMHFDTHLAKQKVHVFKCPDCTKLYAQKGSMMEHIKTTHRGPAAKQESVSEAANPVPAPTLTSSPSGLKSKPSGKPDNSDGEDWGREQEEEEEDDEDDDADEDYEAPGAAAAGGTSQLAAQTEWTCPQCQSTYTDNDSYLGHVKTEHGKFPCRICGGTFSTSSSLRRHERVIHEGNKRVFHCQYCTEGKRTFGSRFLLDKHIRLHHRTPDGQAAPMTRKRAATGGEGAGSSSEQDGEGVPPGGRAGDEEENATEEGEEVSAPAKRTRAAVPAPSELEEEDNVFRCVPCGFSTEDGAEFQRHIPQHRADTASFQCLQCGVCFASAGSLGRHRFIAHRVRDTPSDAERSAARTHGSPDGSPASSPQALGEDGDGNLGCKVCGRRFDKASDLTTHLRTHGMAFLTAHKTDKPQ; encoded by the exons ATGGGGGACATGAAGACCCCAGATTTTGATGACCTGTTGGCAGCGTTTGACATCCCCGACATCGATGCCAAAGAGGCCATCCAGTCCGCCCCAGACGAGGCGGAGGGGCCCCATGGAGCCGCAGGGGCCCCCCTGGGGAAGCAGGACAGTGTGGGGTCATCCCTGAGGCCGCCAAGCCCGGCTGACCCGCAGGCGGACACCCCCATTGTCAGCGTGATCGTGAAGAATAAAGTACGCCTCGAGACCGTCGATGGAGACGAGGGGGACGCAGACCAGGACCCTATTGATGTGATCGCCGGGGTGGATGTGGGTCCCAGACTGGGTGCGTGCGCCCCTGGGATGGCTGAGTCTGAGGCTTTGAACCACAACGGGTTTGGGGCGTCCGGTGTCTCCACTCCCCTGCCCCTCAGCCAGGCCCAGTCCAACGGGGCGCCGTGGTCAATGAACACCCCCAAAGTGTCTTCAGAAGCAGCCGGGGCAAGTAAGGCTCATAAGCAAGGGGGGAACATTTTCAACAGACTCAAACCGCTCGTGGCACAGGGGTCTGGAGATCCGGTGGGTCGGGCCAGGAAGATGcagcttctccagcagcagcaccagcagcagcaggacacaggCCAGGAGAGGGCTGATGGGGTCAAAGCATCGTtaccctcgtcctcctctctttcagcGGGGGCTTCTCCTCTGGCGGCTGCCGGGCCCATCGGACTGGCCTCACCTTTCTTTCCGCCCTCAAAGCCTCTGATTCCAACTCCACCCTCTGCCCTCTCCTCGCACCCGCTGCACTCGTCTCAGCCTTTTAACGGAGCTCCCAAAAGTGGCCCCGCTGGATTTCAGCAccagcagatggaggaggatgattcgGACCCTGATCTGGGGAGTCCACTGGTGATCCAGGAGACCCCAGACTCCCCGACCTGCACTCAGCTGAGCCAACAACGCTACAAGTCTGACTCTGTCTCATCTCAGCCTCcgtcctcttcttcatctcatcCGAAGCCTGGAGACACTCCGTCTGGGGCCTCTCTGACTTCCTCAACCCCCCAGTCCGGCTCGATGGAGAGTCCCCAGCTGGAGGACCGGCACCCAGAACACGTCATAGAAGAGAGAGACTCTCCAGAGAGTCCTGAGCCGGAGATCCCCAAATCAGCTGCTCAGGCCAGCTCAAAGAGGTGCTCCAGCCCGGCAGTGGCCTCCACGCCACCTCCTTCTGAGCTGCGGGTGcccaaagaggaggaggaagagatggaggtggGGAACGGGATCGATAGGGTCGCCGATGGCAAAGCTGACAAGGGAGACAATGCGAGAACAGCTGAGGAAAAAATGGAGGTAGATGATGGGAAGCCTAAACCCCCGTCCACTGATGTGGGAGATGTTCctgcacctgctgcttctgGAGCCCCGTCCCGACCCCTGAAAGTCCGAATAAAGACAATTAAAACCTCCACGGGCGGAATCACCAGAACTGTGACCAGGGTGGCGCCTAAAGGGGCCGCAGCCAAAGGTTTGGACTCTAAAGCTCAACCGGGGGAGCGGAAGCTGCTGGGAAAACAGGCCCAGAAACTCGAGGCGTCCCCCGGTCACATGACAACAACATCCCAGAAAGTCAGTGCTCTGAATGCTCTGCCTGTGTCCACCCTCGCAGCCAGCAGCGTGATGCTCGCCGCAGCCACCAAGgttcaaaacaagatggcagcatccGACAAGGCCAAGGTTTCTGCTACTGCTGTGAGCATCACCAAATCCGCCGCTCTGCCTGCGACTCCCTCTGTGACCTCCTCCCCCAAGTTTTCTGTAGCAGCGGGGGGGATCAGCGTTCGCACAACCACCAACAAGACGGCCAACGGGGGCAGCGGCACCCTGTCGCCAAACAAACCCGCCTCCATCGTCAACAGCACCGGCGCCGTCATCTCCCGCAGTCAGTCGAGCCTGGTGGAGGCCTTCAACAAAATCCTGAACAGTAAGAACCTTTTGCCGAGCTACAAGCCCGACCTCTCTGCCCCCCCGCCACCCGAGTGGGGTCTCCCGCTCCCCGCCACAGGGTACCGCTGCCTGGAGTGCGGAGACGCCTTCGCCCTGGAGCGCAGCCTGGCTCGCCACTACGACCGGCGATCGCTGCGCATCGAGGTGACCTGCAACCACTGTGCCAAGAGACTGGCCTTCTTCAACAAGTGCAGCCTGCTGCTGCACGCCAGGGAGCACAAGGAGCGCGGGCTGGTCATGCAGTGCTCACACCTGGTCATGAGGCCGGTCACCGTGGAGCAGATGATTGGGCAGCAGGACATAACGCCCATTGGTG GCCTGCTCACCTCTTCGTCCTCGtctcctccagtctcctctccctctaccACATCCGGGGGCGCCGCCATGTCTGCCAGCTCCAGCCCGATGAAGGACGCCTCATCTCCGGCAGCATCTCAGCCTCGGCCGGTTCGCCGCGCGCCTCAGGGTCCCCAAGCGCTGATGCCTCTGCCCTGCAAGAAGGCCGACGTGCTGCAGTACCACAACTTCAAATGTCCGGAGTGCCAAACACAATTCGCCGGCAAGGCTAATCTGGTCACCCACTTCCAGCAGATCAGAGCTGCTCCGAACTCG acatgtacaCAGTGCTCACCTCCCATGATGCTGCCGAACTCGTGTGCGGTGTCCGCCCACCAGAGgatccacaaacacaaagcGCCCCATGTGTGTCCCGAGTGCGGTGGGATTGCCCGGCAGGACAGCTTCCAGACCCACCTAGAGGAGGCGTGTCTGCACTTTGCCCGGCGCATCGGCTACAG GTGCTCGAGCTGCCAGGTGGTGTTCGGAGGCCTGAACTCCATCAAGTCCCACATCCAGACGGCTCACTGCGAGGTCTTCCACAAGTGCCCCAGCTGCCCCATGGCCTTCAAGTCTTCCCCCAGCGCCCAGAGCCACATCAGCACCCAGCACCCGACGCTCACCGGAGGACAGGCCAA AATGATCTACAAGTGTGTGATGTGCGATACGGTTTTTACCCAGAAGCCCTTGCTGTACATGCACTTTGACACTCATCTAGCCAAGCAGAAAGTGCACGTGTTCAAGTGTCCGGACTGCACAAAGCTCTACGCCCAGAAAGGTTCAATGATGGAGCATATTAAG ACCACACACCGAGGCCCAGCAGCCAAACAGGAGTCTGTGTCGGAGGCCGCTAACCCCGTCCCGGCCCCGACCCTCACGTCCAGCCCCTCTGGCCTCAAGTCCAAGCCCTCTGGAAAGCCCGACAACTCTGACGGGGAGGACTGGGgaagggagcaggaggaagaggaagaggacgacgAAGACGACGATGCCGACGAGGACTACGAGGCCCCGGGGGCGGCCGCGGCGGGGGGCACCAGTCAACTCGCTGCCCAGACCGAGTGGACCTGCCCCCAGTGTCAGTCCACCTACACCGACAACGACAGCTATCTGGGTCATGTGAAGACGGAGCACGGCAAG TTCCCCTGTCGTATCTGTGGAGGCACGTTCAGCACGTCCTCCAGCTTGAGACGTCACGAGCGCGTCATTCACGAGGGCAACAAACGAGTCTTCCACTGCCA ATACTGCACAGAGGGCAAGCGGACCTTCGGCAGTCGGTTCTTACTGGACAAACACATTCGTCTCCATCACAGAACCCCGGATGGACAG GCTGCCCCCATGACCAGGAAGCGTGCAGCCACCGGGGGAGAAGGTGCAGGAAGCTCCTCGGAACAAGACGGTGAGGGCGTGCCCCCTGGAGGCCGGGCGGGGGACGAGGAAGAGAACGCCAcggaggagggcgaggaggtCAGCGCTCCCGCCAAGAGAACCAGGGCGGCCGTGCCGGCGCCGTCTGAGCTAGAAGAGGAAGACAACGTGTTCCGCTGCGTCCCCTGCGGCTTCTCCACCGAGGACGGCGCCGAGTTTCAGCGCCACATCCCCCAGCACCGGGCCGACACCGCCTCCTTCCAGTGCCTGCAGTGCGGCGTCTGCTTCGCGTCAGCCGGCTCCCTCGGCCGCCACCGCTTCATCGCCCACCGCGTGCGGGACACCCCGAGTGACGCGGAGCGGAGCGCGGCGCGCACCCACGGCTCCCCGGACGGCTCCCCCGCCTCCTCCCCACAGGCGCTGGGGGAGGACGGCGACGGGAACCTGGGCTGCAAGGTATGCGGCCGGCGCTTCGACAAGGCCTCGGACCTCACCACCCACTTGAGGACCCATGGCATGGCCTTCCTCACCGCACACAAGACGGACAAGCCCCAGTAG